The following DNA comes from Chrysiogenes arsenatis DSM 11915.
TCAGAAATATGTTGGTTGACTTGTTTTTCTACATAAATCGACGCGGCACGAAACGCGTTTTTCATGGCATTCGGGTTGGAGTTCCCATGACAGATAAATACCGGCCCCGTTACGCCAAGTAACGGCGCTCCGCCGTACTCCGTATAATCGACCCGCTTTTTGAGATTTTTCAATCCGCCCATCGCAAGTAACGCTCCGAGGCGATTCAAAAACCCCCGACTCAGCTCTTCTTTGAGCATGGTAGATATCATTCCAGCAAGACTCTCGCTCACCTTGAGGGCGATATTACCAACAAAGCCATCACACACGATAACGTCACAGCCACCTTTGTAGACTTCTTTCCCTTCAACATTGCCGTAGAAGTTGATTAACGGACAATCACTCAGAAGGGTAAATGTCTGACGGGTGGAATCATTTCCTTTGCCATCTTCTTCGCCAATACTGAGGACACCAACTTTTGGTTCTGCAATACCAAGCACATACTTGGCATACGAATTCCCCATGAGGGCAAATTGCAAAATATGCTCCGGGCGACAATCAACATTGGCGCCGACATCAAGCATAATGCTGGTTCCAGCAATAGTAGGTAAAAAAGTGGCAATA
Coding sequences within:
- the plsX gene encoding phosphate acyltransferase PlsX: MLKIALDVMGGDYAPHYPVEGAVLALHEYPKLHVVFVGQETIVNRELAKFPNAPKERIEIVHAEEVIGMEEAPGVALRRKKQSSIRVGLDLVKNKQADAFISAGNTGAVMGGSLLYLKTMPGVAKAAIATFLPTIAGTSIMLDVGANVDCRPEHILQFALMGNSYAKYVLGIAEPKVGVLSIGEEDGKGNDSTRQTFTLLSDCPLINFYGNVEGKEVYKGGCDVIVCDGFVGNIALKVSESLAGMISTMLKEELSRGFLNRLGALLAMGGLKNLKKRVDYTEYGGAPLLGVTGPVFICHGNSNPNAMKNAFRAASIYVEKQVNQHISDDIVQTLSKLKQHIPQVNE